From Heteronotia binoei isolate CCM8104 ecotype False Entrance Well chromosome 17, APGP_CSIRO_Hbin_v1, whole genome shotgun sequence, one genomic window encodes:
- the LOC132586541 gene encoding galectin-4-like, producing MPFNWRIKDGLYPESAVVLEGLIPEQSKRFYIQIANGQYERAKALRLEARFEDYPYMVVVMLNCFENRPRIKASPLKPGGRFRIEIKVTRNSYKIFANNRLLDEFPHCLPPKDAIFLEMNGDVMLEKLSFLPTHPVGH from the exons ATGCCTTTCAACTGGAGGATCAAGGATGGTCTGTACCCAGAATCGGCGGTTGTGCTGGAAGGTTTaattccagagcagagtaaacg GTTCTACATCCAGATTGCTAATGGCCAATACGAGAGGGCGAAGGCTCTCCGATTAGAAGCCCGCTTTGAGGACTATCCCTACATGGTGGTTGTTATGCTCAACTGTTTTGAGAACAGGCCACGGATAAAGGCGAGCCCCCTGAAGCCGGGTGGGAGATTCAGGATTGAAATCAAAGTGACTCGCAACAGCTACAAG ATATTTGCCAACAACCGACTTCTGGATGAATTCCCCCACTGCCTCCCGCCGAAGGACGCCATTTTCCTGGAGATGAATGGGGACGTGATGCTCGAAAAACTCAGTTTTCTTCCAACACATCCTGTAGGCCACTAA